A genomic stretch from Atribacterota bacterium includes:
- a CDS encoding DUF721 domain-containing protein, protein MNNNEPKQIDEVIQTFFRKRNWTQRINGYNLFSSWEDILPLKISLNTKPIKIQNNILFLMVKNHIWASEISIRKGEIINIINKKIGRDLIEDVIIKINYNIFIKNK, encoded by the coding sequence ATGAATAATAATGAACCAAAACAGATTGATGAAGTTATTCAAACATTTTTTAGAAAGCGTAACTGGACGCAGAGAATCAACGGATATAATCTTTTCAGTTCCTGGGAAGACATTCTTCCACTAAAAATTTCTCTCAACACAAAACCGATAAAGATTCAAAACAATATCCTTTTTTTAATGGTCAAGAATCACATCTGGGCTAGTGAAATTAGTATTAGAAAGGGAGAGATAATAAATATTATAAACAAAAAAATTGGTCGAGATTTAATAGAAGACGTTATTATAAAGATAAATTATAATATTTTTATTAAAAATAAATAA